One genomic window of Eleginops maclovinus isolate JMC-PN-2008 ecotype Puerto Natales chromosome 12, JC_Emac_rtc_rv5, whole genome shotgun sequence includes the following:
- the rorb gene encoding nuclear receptor ROR-beta isoform X1 produces MTVLIWEASLSTSSSKSNTMRAQIEVIPCKICGDKSSGIHYGVITCEGCKGFFRRSQQNNAAYSCPRQRNCLIDRTNRNRCQHCRLQKCLALGMSRDAVKFGRMSKKQRDSLYAEVQKHQARIAEQRQQQTGEAEALARVYSSSLTNGLSTLNHEIGGTYANGHVIELPKGGHVNGAVVPGGYYGMDSTQPSPDQSGLDMSGMKHIKQEPVYDLTPVPNLFSYGGYQDSQLGPNNVSMGELDRIAQNIIKSHLETCQYTTEELQQLAWQTHSYEEVKMYQSKPRDVLWQQCAIQITHAIQYVVEFAKRISGFMELCQNDQILLLKSGCLEVVLVRMCRAFNPLNNTVLFEGKYGGMQMFKALGCDDLVSAVFDFAKSLCSLQLTEEEIALFSAAVLISTDRPWLMEPRKVQKLQEKIYFALQHIMQKNHMDEDALAKLISRIPTLSALCTLHTEELQAFQQLHPETVNVLFPPLYKELFNPDPNSGVMAIPK; encoded by the exons ATGACTGTCCTGATTTGGGAAGCGAGCCTCAGCACCAGCTCCAGCAAATCCAACACCATGCGAG CCCAAATCGAGGTCATACCTTGCAAAATCTGCGGAGACAAATCATCAGGTATCCACTACGGAGTCATTACGTGTGAGGGATGTAAG GGTTTCTTCAGAAGGAGTCAGCAGAACAATGCTGCCTACTCCTGCCCCCGCCAGAGGAACTGCCTCATCGACAGAACAAACCGCAACCGCTGCCAACACTGTCGCCTGCAGAAATGTCTCGCCCTAGGAATGTCCAGAGATG CGGTAAAGTTTGGCCGCATGTCCAAGAAGCAGCGTGACAGCCTATATGCAGAGGTGCAGAAGCACCAGGCGCGAATTgcggagcagcggcagcagcagacAGGCGAGGCAGAAGCCCTCGCACGAGTTTACTCATCCAGCCTAACCAACGGACTGTCCACCCTTAACCATGAGATTGGAGGCACCTATGCCAATGGTCATGTCATTGAGCTGCCCAAGGGTGGCCATGTTAACGGAGCCGTAGTCCCAGGGGGATACTATGGGATGGATTCCACCCAGCCGTCCCCGGATCAGTCAGGTCTGGACATGTCGGGTATGAAGCACATTAAGCAGGAGCCGGTGTATGACCTGACGCCGGTGCCCAACCTGTTCAGCTATGGAGGCTACCAGGACAGCCAGCTGGGACCCAACAATGTCAGCATGGGAGAGCTGG ACCGTATTGCTCAGAATATCATCAAGTCTCACCTGGAGACGTGTCAGTACACAacggaggagctgcagcagctagCCTGGCAGACGCACTCCTACGAAGAAGTCAAAATGTACCAGAGCAAG CCCCGGGACGTGCTGTGGCAGCAGTGTGCCATCCAGATCACCCATGCCATACAGTACGTGGTGGAGTTTGCAAAGCGCATCTCAGGGTTCATGGAGCTGTGCCAGAACGACCAGATCCTCCTGCTCAAGTCTG GTTGTTTGGAGGTAGTTTTGGTGCGGATGTGCAGGGCATTCAACCCTCTCAACAACACTGTGCTCTTTGAAGGGAAGTACGGCGGCATGCAGATGTTCAAAGCTCTAG GTTGCGATGACTTAGTGAGTGCCGTGTTTGACTTTGCCAAGAGTTTGTGTTCActgcagctgacagaggaggagatCGCTCTGTTCTCGGCAGCTGTACTCATTTCCACAG ATCGGCCTTGGTTAATGGAGCCTCGGAAAGTCCAGAAGCTCCAGGAGAAGATCTACTTTGCTCTGCAGCACATTATGCAGAAGAACCACATGGACGAAGATGCACTGGCAAAG CTGATCAGCCGAATTCCAACGTTGTCAGCCCTGTGCACGCTCCACACCGAGGAGCTCCAGGCCTTCCAGCAGCTCCACCCAGAAACAGTCAACGTCCTCTTCCCTCCGCTCTACAAAGAACTGTTCAACCCTGACCCCAACTCTGGGGTCATGGCCATACCCAAGTGA
- the rorb gene encoding nuclear receptor ROR-beta isoform X2, which produces MELPIHTQIEVIPCKICGDKSSGIHYGVITCEGCKGFFRRSQQNNAAYSCPRQRNCLIDRTNRNRCQHCRLQKCLALGMSRDAVKFGRMSKKQRDSLYAEVQKHQARIAEQRQQQTGEAEALARVYSSSLTNGLSTLNHEIGGTYANGHVIELPKGGHVNGAVVPGGYYGMDSTQPSPDQSGLDMSGMKHIKQEPVYDLTPVPNLFSYGGYQDSQLGPNNVSMGELDRIAQNIIKSHLETCQYTTEELQQLAWQTHSYEEVKMYQSKPRDVLWQQCAIQITHAIQYVVEFAKRISGFMELCQNDQILLLKSGCLEVVLVRMCRAFNPLNNTVLFEGKYGGMQMFKALGCDDLVSAVFDFAKSLCSLQLTEEEIALFSAAVLISTDRPWLMEPRKVQKLQEKIYFALQHIMQKNHMDEDALAKLISRIPTLSALCTLHTEELQAFQQLHPETVNVLFPPLYKELFNPDPNSGVMAIPK; this is translated from the exons ATGGAGCTGCCAATACACA CCCAAATCGAGGTCATACCTTGCAAAATCTGCGGAGACAAATCATCAGGTATCCACTACGGAGTCATTACGTGTGAGGGATGTAAG GGTTTCTTCAGAAGGAGTCAGCAGAACAATGCTGCCTACTCCTGCCCCCGCCAGAGGAACTGCCTCATCGACAGAACAAACCGCAACCGCTGCCAACACTGTCGCCTGCAGAAATGTCTCGCCCTAGGAATGTCCAGAGATG CGGTAAAGTTTGGCCGCATGTCCAAGAAGCAGCGTGACAGCCTATATGCAGAGGTGCAGAAGCACCAGGCGCGAATTgcggagcagcggcagcagcagacAGGCGAGGCAGAAGCCCTCGCACGAGTTTACTCATCCAGCCTAACCAACGGACTGTCCACCCTTAACCATGAGATTGGAGGCACCTATGCCAATGGTCATGTCATTGAGCTGCCCAAGGGTGGCCATGTTAACGGAGCCGTAGTCCCAGGGGGATACTATGGGATGGATTCCACCCAGCCGTCCCCGGATCAGTCAGGTCTGGACATGTCGGGTATGAAGCACATTAAGCAGGAGCCGGTGTATGACCTGACGCCGGTGCCCAACCTGTTCAGCTATGGAGGCTACCAGGACAGCCAGCTGGGACCCAACAATGTCAGCATGGGAGAGCTGG ACCGTATTGCTCAGAATATCATCAAGTCTCACCTGGAGACGTGTCAGTACACAacggaggagctgcagcagctagCCTGGCAGACGCACTCCTACGAAGAAGTCAAAATGTACCAGAGCAAG CCCCGGGACGTGCTGTGGCAGCAGTGTGCCATCCAGATCACCCATGCCATACAGTACGTGGTGGAGTTTGCAAAGCGCATCTCAGGGTTCATGGAGCTGTGCCAGAACGACCAGATCCTCCTGCTCAAGTCTG GTTGTTTGGAGGTAGTTTTGGTGCGGATGTGCAGGGCATTCAACCCTCTCAACAACACTGTGCTCTTTGAAGGGAAGTACGGCGGCATGCAGATGTTCAAAGCTCTAG GTTGCGATGACTTAGTGAGTGCCGTGTTTGACTTTGCCAAGAGTTTGTGTTCActgcagctgacagaggaggagatCGCTCTGTTCTCGGCAGCTGTACTCATTTCCACAG ATCGGCCTTGGTTAATGGAGCCTCGGAAAGTCCAGAAGCTCCAGGAGAAGATCTACTTTGCTCTGCAGCACATTATGCAGAAGAACCACATGGACGAAGATGCACTGGCAAAG CTGATCAGCCGAATTCCAACGTTGTCAGCCCTGTGCACGCTCCACACCGAGGAGCTCCAGGCCTTCCAGCAGCTCCACCCAGAAACAGTCAACGTCCTCTTCCCTCCGCTCTACAAAGAACTGTTCAACCCTGACCCCAACTCTGGGGTCATGGCCATACCCAAGTGA